One Littorina saxatilis isolate snail1 linkage group LG1, US_GU_Lsax_2.0, whole genome shotgun sequence genomic window carries:
- the LOC138961222 gene encoding toll-like receptor 2, protein MRSVSMMVRFTVLLLCVILSVEKIKCAPTHVFSEAQNTSESEESRERREKRFTTVVNPESSSVVNASFSELTVNSTTTFTNDVHVDHFAVRQKTDHDRSHALHGARRERRSTENEGHGYDTAGSTDALRFSPEVSDFNTIDLGPRSGEALLDQDLDLGLSEEYHRQPQSSRCNIRTPESESQEKKCGDRNVTCPYNSSYGEWCGDGRCYCCDCVANCSKTPNGEAHIYIPSFDLSITVLDFSGNGLKEINDSYFFENATHFEHVDLSFNELRSIDRGAFSSLRNLSVLLLNDNLYLDLTTHGDALFNLSSVQVLDVSNVYSGTFPSNLFHGKAMPSLHKLILNGADLRRCNASMFQQFPSLQYLNLAMNDMRSIATEFNDTFENLTILHLEQNDMNEFPTSCLNSSEGLVAVSVYPNLQELYVNDNRISSLTSEICFPKLLILYLSCNPIVNILTNMFGENRFPKLSVLHMENLEIELIESYAFNNTKLAYVSLMYNNVDFVTEHIHEEGFAGLPRLSFLQLEHNYLNNDRFIQLFGGLTNLQRVYVGNTNLDTVTKETFSSFRGLKVAKLHRNFFWRIPDGVFDGFQNLTTVDLSNCRITTIGENTFSNDTRRRLKTLDLSGNHFHCDCDLLWFRDWLGSNDSIFYSAWTAYKCSNLPKTNVTDFRMNKQVCLMSRDASVFTVVVVTLLMIILMLVTFFFRYRWTIRLILYEAFRGKGHNCRLPADYFRYDVFVSYAEQDLNWVRHHLISELEVGMGVRLCIHQRDFLPGENIVDNIFHSVKDSRKVMMVFSRHFARSQWCQFELAMCLNHVIHNDDALLIACVDDVTCSTELTPTMMAVLNTTTYIQWAEEDDAIASFWARMRIALRDVIPRRRQRTSCNHVHVLS, encoded by the exons ATGAGGTCTGTTTCCATGATGGTGCGCTTTACCGTTTTACTTCTGTGCGTGATTCTTTCGGTCGAGAAAATCAAGTGTGCGCCAACTCACGTCTTTTCCGAAGCTCAAAACACATCTGAAAGTGAAGAGTCCAGGGAACGGAGAGAGAAGCGTTTTACTACAGTGGTAAATCCTGAATCATCGTCTGTGGTAAATGCATCCTTCAGTGAACTCACCGTGAATTCGACAACAACCTTCACGAACGACGTGCACGTTGACCACTTTGCAGTGCGACAGAAAACTGACCATGACCGTAGTCACGCGTTACACGGAGCACGCCGAGAAAGACGCTCAACGGAAAACGAGGGACACGGCTATGACACAGCTGGATCCACGGACGCTCTGCGGTTCTCACCCGAAGTTTCAGACTTCAACACCATTGACCTAGGTCCGCGGAGTGGGGAGGCTCTGTTGGACCAGGACCTGGACCTTGGTCTGTCGGAGGAGTATCACAGGCAACCCCAGTCAAGCAGGTGCAACATCAGGACACCCGAGTCGGAGAGCCAAGAGAAGAAATGCGGTGATAGGAATGTCACGTGTCCCTACAACTCATCCTATGGAGAATGGTGCGGAGACGGGCGTTGCTATTGCTGCGACTGTGTGGCCAACTGCTCGAAAACACCGAATGGCGAAGCACATATCTACATTCCTAGTTTTGATCTTAGTATTACTGTGCTGGATTTTTCTGGAAATGGCCTGAAAGAAATCAACGACTCGTATTTCTTCGAAAATGCGACCCATTTTGAGCACGTGGACCTGAGTTTCAACGAGCTGCGCAGTATCGACCGCGGGGCTTTCAGCAGTCTAAGGAACCTCTCCGTCTTGCTGCTCAACGACAACCTCTACCTGGATCTCACCACACATGGCGACGCTCTCTTCAACCTCAGCTCCGTGCAAGTGCTGGATGTGAGCAACGTTTACTCTGGCACCTTCCCGTCGAATCTTTTCCACGGCAAGGCTATGCCCAGCCTTCACAAACTGATATTGAACGGGGCAGATCTACGCCGATGCAACGCGTCTATGTTCCAGCAGTTTCCGTCTCTTCAATACTTGAATCTAGCCATGAACGATATGCGCTCAATCGCCACGGAGTTCAACGACACGTTTGAGAATCTGACAATTTTGCATCTTGAACAGAACGATATGAATGAGTTTCCGACGTCCTGTCTCAATTCCAGTGAAGGTTTGGTTGCCGTTTCCGTATACCCGAATCTTCAGGAACTTTACGTTAATGATAACCGCATCAGTAGCCTGACTAGCGAGATTTGTTTCCCCAAGCTATTGATACTCTATTTGAGTTGCAATCCAATTGTAAACATCCTCACCAATATGTTTGGCGAAAACAGATTTCCGAAACTCTCTGTGTTACATATGGAAAACTTAGAAATTGAGTTGATTGAGTCTTATGCATTCAACAACACAAAGTTGGCATATGTGTCTCTCATGTACAACAACGTGGACTTTGTCACTGAACACATACACGAGGAAGGCTTCGCAGGACTGCCAAGACTGAGCTTTCTGCAACTGGAGCACAATTACCTCAACAACGACAGGTTCATTCAGCTCTTTGGGGGCCTCACCAATTTACAACGCGTGTACGTGGGGAATACGAATTTGGACACTGTCACCAAGGAGACCTTCTCCTCCTTCCGGGGGCTCAAGGTAGCTAAACTGCACAGGAACTTTTTCTGGCGAATTCCGGACGGAGTTTTCGACGGATTCCAGAACTTGACGACAGTGGACCTGAGCAACTGCAGAATCACCACCATCGGCGAGAACACCTTCAGCAACGACACGCGACGACGTCTGAAGACTCTGGACCTGAGCGGGAATCACTTCCACTGTGACTGTGACCTGTTGTGGTTCCGTGACTGGTTGGGGTCAAACGATTCTATCTTTTACTCTGCCTGGACCGCCTACAAGTGCAGTAATCTTCCCAAAACAAATGTCACAGATTTCCGTATGAACAAGCAG GTGTGCCTGATGAGCCGTGACGCCAGTGTGTtcacggtggtggtggtgacgcTGCTGATGATCATACTGATGTTGGTGACTTTCTTCTTCCGGTACCGCTGGACCATCCGCCTTATACTGTATGAGGCCTTCCGGGGCAAAGGTCACAACTGCCGACTTCCGGCTGACTATTTTCG ATACGACGTGTTCGTGTCGTACGCAGAGCAGGACCTCAACTGGGTTCGTCATCACCTCATCTCGGAGCTAGAGGTCGGGATGGGTGTACGGCTGTGCATTCACCAGCGAGACTTTCTTCCCGGCGAGAACATCGTGGACAACATCTTCCACAGCGTGAAGGACAGTCGCAAGGTCATGATGGTCTTCTCCAGACACTTCGCCCGCAGCCAGTGGTGTCAGTTCGAGCTGGCGATGTGTCTCAATCACGTCATCCATAACGATGACGCGCTGCTGATTGCGTGTGTGGATGACGTCACATGCAGCACGGAGCTGACGCCCACCATGATGGCTGTGCTCAACACCACCACCTACATTCAGTGGGCGGAGGAGGACGACGCCATTGCGTCCTTCTGGGCCCGTATGAGGATTGCGCTCAGGGATGTTATACCGCGAAGAAGACAAAGGACGTCTTGCAATCATGTACATGTGTTAtcgtga
- the LOC138958747 gene encoding toll-like receptor 2 type-2 codes for MSNNFNVDISNLTTSVFSMGSLEELDLSNAYAVKLPKNIFQNSPGLKRLYLQSRLTHLDLSNCRITTVSEETFSRGLRVRLRHLDLSGNYFRCDCDLLWFRAWLGRDADVFSGSWAHYQCRNFRSTDVAKFQMNEQVCLLSREAIVITMVVMVLLMMKLTLTAVVFRYRWHIRLLLYEVFRGTGHNPRQGYHFRYDLFVSYAEEDVSWLRRHLIPELEGRQGVKLCVHQRDFTPGQNIVDNIYQSVQDSRKVLMVFSKHFARSQWCQFELALCLSHVIDNGDALLVACVDDVTSSTELTPTMMAVLNTTTYIQWAEEEDVKASFWARMRIVLNDAVP; via the exons ATGAGCAACAACTTCAACGTGGATATTTCAAATCTGACTACCAGTGTGTTCAGTATGGGCTCTCTGGAGGAGCTAGACCTCAGCAACGCTTACGCCGTCAAATTACCCAAGAACATTTTCCAGAATTCACCTGGTCTGAAACGCCTGTATCTCCAAAGT AGGTTGACTCATCTGGACCTCAGCAACTGCAGAATCACTACCGTCAGCGAGGAGACCTTCAGCAGAGGTCTCCGAGTTCGTCTCAGGCATCTGGACTTAAGTGGTAACTACTTTCGCTGTGACTGTGACTTGTTGTGGTTCCGAGCCTGGCTGGGTAGAGATGCAGATGTCTTTTCAGGATCATGGGCGCACTATCAGTGTCGGAACTTTCGAAGTACCGACGTTGCGAAATTCCAGATGAATGAGCAG GTATGCCTGCTGAGTCGTGAAGCTATAGTTATTACGATGGTGGTCATGGTGCTGTTGATGATGAAATTGACACTGACAGCTGTTGTCTTTCGATACCGCTGGCACATTCGTCTCCTGCTGTATGAGGTCTTCCGGGGTACGGGGCACAACCCGAGGCAAGGCTACCACTTCCG ATACGATCTGTTCGTGTCGTACGCCGAGGAGGATGTGAGCTGGCTCCGTCGTCACCTCATCCCAGAGCTTGAAGGCAGGCAAGGCGTGAAACTATGCGTCCACCAGCGAGACTTCACGCCGGGTCAGAACATCGTGGACAACATCTACCAAAGCGTGCAGGACAGTCGCAAGGTCCTGATGGTCTTCTCCAAACACTTCGCCCGCAGCCAGTGGTGTCAGTTCGAGCTGGCGCTGTGCCTGAGCCACGTAATCGACAACGGTGACGCGCTGCTGGTGGCGTGTGTGGATGACGTCACTAGCAGCACGGAGCTGACGCCCACCATGATGGCTGTGCTCAACACCACCACCTACATTCAGTgggcggaggaggaggacgTCAAGGCGTCCTTCTGGGCCCGTATGAGGATCGTTCTCAACGACGCTGTTCCATGA